A single region of the Acidimicrobiales bacterium genome encodes:
- a CDS encoding amino acid adenylation domain-containing protein — protein MTETHIAMPSRHSLSPIQRALYASQQRDPRSPMQNMASVVHIDGPVDHDRLAAAFAQVVAAHDVLRTRVIASGAEATSVQLSAEPASTETMDLPRDDVGEWAARRIADVIDVAERVFDSVLLRHEDDSTTWYLALHHCVTDAAASTQIFRETAEAYVGHSPTPDSYYDWVRRLSRPDERIARARSHWSERRLAPRFGHLYARNRPPTASSTRVPVEFDADFRRSLEAHLSGRFRLLTPDLAWTALLLTATAALLHRITGAVEFDIGVPVHNRSAPQARTLVGPLVEVFPVGVEIDADDTFATLHHRVARSLASTLANASPGTAPHGANIEAIVNVVPAADIQEFAGIPATFGYVHSGAADRTHLLRVQLFRFGAPELALDVNQAAADESATERAPAHFLRVLEALVDRPDDRLDEMPVLTADEAATMTRWGDAAGPDSDPPLVVARLRDALDGSTRVALVDGERSWTGDDLWRTVTAVAASLRAQGVTSGTRVAIEMERSADAVIAIYAVLVAGGSYVPIDPAQPDTRRQRLIERAECVLTLRSLPEIDETRFEDPEVTETDECYLLYTSGSTGEPKGVPITHRGLADYLAFAIDHYVQRDEDLVVPLFSALTFDLTVTSLFVATATSGRLVVLRGDGPAVVAAIAADTDFTWCKATPSHLEILDRLLPDEHGLTTLVVGGEAFLAPLANRLRSKLPGVHIFNEYGPTEAVVGCMIYEATGDSHRSSPEVPIGRPAPGVRLRVVDEAFHPVPVGAPGELLISHRGMTTGYLDADPSAFMEIDETRWYRSGDLVRMLDDETLVYLRRIDEQLKVGGIRLDPSEIEAALVSHPLIRRAAVRPWSPTHRPANRHCVRCGLADNVPGVSFDDSGTCDRCRDYDAVRDQAESWFRTPDDLIALRDEARRSRRGDYDCIALLSGGKDSTYVLYQLVKMGFDVHALTLDNGFISDEAKENVRRSIDHLGVSHEFATTDAMNAIFRDSLDRFSNVCQGCFKTIYTVATNRAVELGAPLVVTGLSRGQLFETRLTPAQFAESRFDPAAIDEAVLAARKAYHRTDDAVTRLLDTEIFETDDVFEAVSYVDFYRYLDVELSEMLRFLEEEAPWVRPSDTGRSTNCRINAAGIQTHLHEQGYHNYAEPYAWDVRLGHKQRDEALAELDDRDDVAEVAAILADVDYRPRRREVLTAWAELENDTAPPTPTELRTHLQSLLPAYAIPDAFVFVPELAMTANGKLDIEKLPAPERSHRSSPGMVLAPASPLERTIVSIWERQLGIEPISVDDDYFALGGDSLGAIEMAMLLTDELDVDVPDSVVFANAVPRRLAEAISAFLQDGTTEAGPQPATAGSPPPLSDGEQSLLYEARLHPVDPRYNQGRTYRIHGVVDVDRIHRAIERVAARHQPLHWTHASPRVRLTPTAAVDFRADEPGTTEEAERSAAALHRAPFDLERGPLLRAQLGQLTDTESPTAILTIATHHVSTDEGSFDRLWSEIATAYSGDDLPQLPISYADHTTWQRRRAPEAARAFWLEHAAGGARLPIMRPTRHEPDGLRQRPTTLRADELRAAAGASPFATVLAAVGLALRRIDGRRPPSVGALVSTRDHAAATDLIGYYLNTLPIEVPVSDELTLAQLRTACASRLAEAMTHRSYPFARIVADQRDVGRPDPTPQVLVTLQELGALRLGEVPVEQEILYSGSAVADATIFVQVRDDRVELAIEHRATVIDAAMADFLLAEAEAALTAIVRAPKQTVAEWRSRGTNDHVLHGDPAPTSTHVLDAFRAHVAARPDAIAVRLKDTTTSRLDLDLWSDHIAGRLIADGIRPGDRVAMAVRRSAAAVASIVGILKAGAAYVPIDLDYPSDRNREILDGAGVAMVLVARPDAEQAVLVGHPQVVIDLAPSESLEPGNALPPTSLDDTAYVIHTSGSTGTPRGVAVDHRRLAVSTAVRGPVYRDDPDDFLLLSSFAFDSSVAGLFWALSTGATLTLPTTTQAHDVDELVDLFTGGSTHTLLVPTLYRAVLSRAGEGGAWPRQVIVAGEATTSELIDAHRRTHPESRLTNEYGPTEATVWATAAHLDATSSGVVPIGTPLPGTWAAVIDADAQPCPPGVVGELVLGGALVTDGYDGLDSDRFLDSSPLGPGRAFLTGDLAAHVGGQIYFLGRFDDQLNVGGVRLEPGEIEAALESVEGVEATVVVAQDPRSLQVRLADADAASLRSAFDHASGSVDPLSEVFAALEDPSRQAVVAHVEPGEVRPDIAALRTAARDRLPASSRPVRYFLHDALPRTPSGKIDRRAVTRIAIEEPAPSAPPPATTIFDDPELTELVHLHRRALERRTDDLAGFGPDTDFFDAGGDSLAALELLQLVESRYGITLRVSVLFEARTPRALHRTLGLSGEAPATHDDLVVIRPGTEASAPLWLLPGAGGVLLVFERIVAALDPDLRVLGLDYPGTRGERSPLTTVEELGEYYTDAMRRAQPQGPYRMLGYSLGGLVAVDIARRLHEDGEVVEFLGAIEAGLADAADPRSRREIYRDTYADEGLRGITRRVREKLSGRLRRAPEKASRRLRTIVEGAAISRFGLRPSDRFLFIRMLAVSRAAGLRYRPPRISSRVTLFVGADATDQWRQAMTTSWSEVAGAGLDVLTVPGSHLDNAMLTDPAAARALAADVSKALR, from the coding sequence ATGACCGAGACCCATATCGCGATGCCGAGCCGCCACAGCCTCTCGCCCATCCAGCGCGCCCTCTACGCGTCGCAGCAACGCGACCCCCGATCTCCCATGCAGAACATGGCGAGCGTTGTCCACATCGACGGCCCGGTCGACCACGACCGGCTGGCCGCAGCCTTCGCCCAGGTGGTCGCCGCACACGACGTCTTACGCACCCGCGTCATCGCATCGGGGGCGGAAGCCACGTCCGTGCAGCTCAGCGCCGAGCCGGCGTCCACGGAGACCATGGATCTTCCTCGCGACGATGTCGGCGAATGGGCGGCCCGTCGAATCGCCGACGTGATCGACGTCGCCGAGCGGGTGTTCGACAGCGTGCTGCTGCGCCACGAGGACGACAGCACCACGTGGTACCTCGCCCTCCACCACTGCGTCACCGACGCGGCCGCATCAACGCAGATCTTCCGCGAGACCGCCGAGGCCTACGTCGGCCACAGTCCGACCCCCGACTCGTACTACGACTGGGTCCGACGCCTGAGCAGACCCGACGAGAGAATCGCGCGAGCACGCTCCCACTGGAGTGAGCGACGTCTTGCACCTCGGTTCGGTCATCTCTACGCCCGAAACCGGCCGCCCACGGCTTCCAGCACCAGGGTCCCGGTCGAATTCGATGCCGACTTCCGCAGGTCCCTCGAGGCACATCTGTCGGGACGTTTCCGGCTCCTCACCCCCGACCTGGCCTGGACGGCGCTCCTCCTGACGGCAACCGCGGCCCTCCTCCATCGCATCACCGGAGCTGTCGAATTCGACATCGGTGTTCCGGTCCACAACCGCAGCGCGCCGCAGGCCCGCACACTGGTCGGTCCGCTCGTCGAGGTATTCCCGGTCGGTGTCGAGATCGACGCCGACGACACCTTCGCCACGCTGCATCATCGGGTGGCCCGATCACTCGCATCGACCCTGGCCAACGCCAGTCCCGGCACCGCCCCCCACGGGGCGAACATCGAGGCGATCGTCAACGTCGTACCGGCGGCCGATATCCAGGAGTTCGCCGGCATCCCGGCGACCTTCGGTTATGTCCATTCGGGGGCGGCCGACCGGACGCACTTGCTCCGCGTGCAGCTCTTCCGATTCGGCGCACCCGAGCTCGCCCTCGATGTCAACCAGGCGGCGGCCGACGAGTCGGCCACCGAGCGAGCACCGGCCCACTTCCTGCGGGTACTCGAGGCACTCGTCGATCGGCCCGACGACCGGCTCGATGAGATGCCCGTCCTGACCGCCGACGAGGCGGCGACAATGACGCGCTGGGGTGATGCTGCGGGGCCGGACTCGGACCCACCGCTCGTCGTGGCGCGCCTGCGTGACGCGCTCGACGGGTCGACCCGGGTTGCCCTCGTCGACGGAGAGCGGTCCTGGACCGGCGATGATCTGTGGCGCACCGTCACCGCCGTGGCCGCGTCCCTGCGGGCGCAGGGCGTCACCAGCGGCACCCGCGTGGCCATCGAGATGGAACGCTCGGCGGACGCGGTGATCGCGATCTATGCAGTGCTCGTCGCCGGCGGGTCCTACGTACCGATCGATCCCGCCCAACCCGACACCCGACGACAACGACTCATCGAGCGCGCCGAGTGCGTGCTCACCCTCCGGTCGCTTCCCGAGATCGACGAGACCCGCTTCGAAGATCCCGAAGTCACCGAGACCGACGAGTGCTACCTGCTCTACACGTCGGGGTCGACCGGCGAGCCGAAGGGGGTGCCGATCACCCACCGCGGCCTCGCCGACTATCTCGCGTTCGCGATCGACCACTACGTCCAGCGCGACGAGGACCTCGTGGTCCCGCTGTTCAGCGCGTTGACGTTCGATCTCACCGTCACCAGCCTCTTCGTGGCGACTGCGACATCCGGACGACTCGTCGTCCTCCGCGGCGACGGTCCCGCCGTCGTGGCCGCGATCGCCGCCGACACGGACTTCACCTGGTGCAAGGCAACGCCGAGCCATCTCGAGATACTCGACCGTCTCCTGCCCGACGAGCACGGACTCACCACCCTCGTGGTCGGCGGCGAGGCTTTTCTCGCGCCCCTCGCGAACCGCCTGCGATCGAAGCTCCCCGGTGTTCACATCTTCAACGAGTACGGGCCGACCGAGGCCGTCGTCGGTTGCATGATCTACGAGGCGACCGGCGACTCCCACCGTTCGAGCCCCGAAGTCCCCATCGGCCGGCCTGCGCCGGGCGTTCGTCTTCGTGTGGTCGACGAGGCGTTTCATCCCGTACCGGTCGGGGCCCCCGGCGAACTCCTGATCTCCCACCGCGGCATGACCACGGGCTACCTCGATGCCGACCCGAGCGCGTTCATGGAGATCGACGAGACCCGCTGGTACCGATCCGGTGACCTCGTCCGCATGCTCGACGACGAGACCTTGGTCTACTTGCGTCGCATCGACGAGCAGTTGAAGGTCGGCGGCATCCGCCTCGATCCCAGCGAGATCGAAGCAGCCCTCGTCAGCCATCCGCTGATCCGACGCGCGGCGGTCCGGCCCTGGTCTCCGACCCACCGCCCGGCCAACCGCCACTGTGTGCGCTGCGGACTCGCCGACAACGTTCCAGGGGTCTCGTTCGACGACTCCGGAACGTGCGACCGGTGCCGCGACTACGACGCGGTCCGCGATCAGGCCGAGTCCTGGTTTCGCACACCTGACGACCTCATCGCCCTGCGAGACGAAGCCCGTCGATCGCGACGCGGCGACTACGACTGCATCGCCTTGCTGAGTGGCGGCAAGGACTCGACCTACGTCCTCTACCAGCTTGTGAAGATGGGCTTCGATGTCCACGCACTCACCCTCGACAACGGCTTCATCTCCGACGAGGCCAAGGAGAACGTCCGCAGGTCCATCGACCATCTCGGTGTGTCGCACGAGTTCGCAACCACAGACGCGATGAACGCGATATTTCGCGACTCACTCGACCGCTTCAGCAATGTCTGCCAGGGGTGCTTCAAGACCATCTACACCGTGGCCACGAACCGAGCGGTCGAGCTCGGTGCGCCTCTCGTCGTCACCGGTCTCTCCCGAGGCCAACTCTTCGAGACCCGCCTGACGCCTGCGCAATTCGCCGAGAGCCGTTTCGATCCCGCCGCGATCGACGAGGCGGTGCTGGCAGCCCGCAAGGCCTATCACCGCACGGACGATGCCGTGACCCGGCTTCTCGACACGGAGATCTTCGAGACCGACGATGTCTTCGAGGCGGTGAGCTATGTCGACTTCTACCGCTACCTCGACGTGGAACTCAGCGAGATGCTCCGCTTCCTGGAAGAGGAGGCACCGTGGGTCCGGCCCTCCGACACCGGCCGGTCGACGAACTGCCGGATCAACGCCGCCGGCATCCAGACCCACCTCCATGAGCAGGGCTACCACAATTACGCGGAGCCCTATGCGTGGGACGTTCGCCTCGGCCACAAGCAACGCGACGAGGCGCTGGCCGAACTCGATGACCGAGACGACGTCGCCGAGGTCGCCGCGATCCTGGCCGATGTCGACTACCGGCCACGACGCCGCGAGGTGCTGACGGCCTGGGCCGAACTCGAGAATGACACCGCACCACCCACACCGACCGAACTCCGCACCCACCTCCAGAGCCTCCTCCCCGCCTACGCCATACCCGACGCGTTCGTGTTCGTGCCCGAGCTGGCCATGACCGCCAACGGCAAGCTCGACATCGAGAAGCTGCCGGCGCCCGAGCGATCCCACCGCTCGAGTCCCGGCATGGTGCTCGCACCCGCCTCACCGCTCGAACGCACCATCGTGTCGATCTGGGAGCGGCAGTTGGGCATCGAGCCGATCTCGGTCGACGACGACTACTTCGCCCTGGGCGGCGACTCCCTCGGGGCGATCGAGATGGCGATGCTGCTCACCGATGAGCTCGACGTCGACGTGCCCGATTCGGTCGTGTTCGCCAACGCCGTCCCGCGCCGACTCGCCGAGGCCATCTCGGCGTTCCTCCAGGACGGAACCACGGAGGCCGGTCCACAGCCTGCGACCGCCGGCTCGCCACCGCCCCTGTCGGACGGCGAGCAGTCGCTCCTCTACGAAGCACGCCTGCATCCCGTCGACCCGCGCTACAACCAGGGCCGGACCTATCGGATCCACGGTGTCGTCGACGTCGACCGAATCCACAGGGCCATCGAACGCGTCGCCGCCCGGCACCAACCGCTCCACTGGACCCATGCCAGCCCGAGGGTCCGCCTGACGCCCACCGCCGCTGTCGACTTCCGGGCCGATGAGCCCGGCACCACCGAGGAGGCCGAGCGGTCGGCGGCAGCACTCCACCGCGCACCCTTCGACCTCGAACGAGGACCGCTGCTGCGGGCCCAGCTCGGTCAGCTCACCGACACGGAATCACCCACGGCGATCCTGACGATCGCGACCCACCACGTCTCGACCGACGAAGGCTCCTTCGACCGACTCTGGAGCGAGATCGCGACGGCCTACTCCGGCGACGATCTCCCGCAGCTGCCGATCTCCTACGCCGACCACACGACGTGGCAGCGGCGGCGCGCTCCCGAGGCCGCAAGAGCCTTCTGGCTGGAGCACGCCGCAGGCGGTGCGCGTCTGCCGATCATGCGCCCTACGCGACACGAGCCCGACGGCCTGCGGCAGCGTCCCACGACCCTTCGCGCCGACGAACTACGCGCCGCCGCGGGCGCCAGCCCATTCGCAACGGTGCTCGCCGCGGTTGGTCTCGCCCTGCGTCGCATCGACGGCCGTCGGCCACCTTCGGTCGGCGCATTGGTTTCGACGCGGGACCACGCCGCCGCGACCGATCTGATCGGCTACTACCTGAACACCCTCCCGATCGAAGTCCCGGTCTCGGACGAGCTCACGCTCGCGCAACTGCGCACTGCGTGCGCCTCACGACTCGCCGAGGCAATGACCCATCGTTCGTATCCGTTCGCCCGCATCGTCGCCGACCAGCGCGATGTCGGGCGACCCGACCCCACTCCGCAGGTGCTGGTGACGCTCCAGGAGCTCGGCGCCCTTCGGCTCGGTGAGGTGCCCGTGGAACAGGAGATCCTCTACAGCGGATCGGCCGTCGCCGACGCAACGATCTTCGTCCAGGTGCGCGACGACCGAGTCGAGCTCGCGATCGAGCACCGCGCCACCGTCATCGATGCCGCAATGGCCGATTTCCTGTTGGCCGAGGCGGAGGCCGCCCTGACCGCGATCGTTCGGGCACCCAAGCAGACCGTTGCCGAGTGGCGCAGCCGAGGGACGAACGATCACGTCCTCCACGGGGATCCGGCGCCGACCTCGACACACGTCCTCGACGCGTTCCGGGCCCATGTTGCCGCTCGGCCGGATGCGATTGCGGTGCGGCTCAAGGACACCACCACGAGCCGCCTCGATCTCGACCTCTGGTCCGACCACATCGCCGGCCGTCTCATCGCCGACGGAATCCGACCCGGCGATCGAGTGGCGATGGCGGTTCGGCGCTCCGCTGCCGCCGTGGCGTCGATCGTCGGCATCCTCAAGGCCGGCGCCGCCTACGTTCCCATCGACCTCGACTACCCATCGGACCGCAACCGCGAGATTCTCGATGGCGCCGGCGTGGCAATGGTCCTCGTCGCCCGGCCCGACGCAGAACAGGCCGTGCTGGTGGGTCATCCGCAGGTCGTCATCGACCTCGCACCATCCGAGTCCCTCGAGCCGGGGAACGCGCTGCCGCCGACGTCGCTCGACGACACCGCCTACGTCATCCACACGTCCGGCTCCACCGGCACGCCGCGGGGTGTGGCGGTGGATCACCGTCGACTCGCCGTGAGCACTGCGGTGCGCGGCCCCGTCTACCGCGACGATCCCGACGACTTCCTGCTGCTCTCGAGCTTCGCGTTCGACAGCTCGGTGGCGGGCCTCTTCTGGGCCCTGAGCACCGGCGCGACCCTGACGCTTCCGACGACGACGCAGGCCCACGATGTCGACGAGCTCGTCGATCTCTTCACCGGCGGATCGACCCACACGTTGCTCGTTCCCACGCTCTACCGGGCGGTGTTGAGCCGAGCCGGCGAAGGTGGCGCGTGGCCCCGCCAGGTGATCGTTGCAGGCGAAGCCACCACCAGCGAGCTCATCGACGCCCACCGCCGAACCCATCCGGAGAGCCGACTCACCAACGAGTACGGACCAACGGAAGCAACCGTATGGGCAACTGCCGCGCATCTCGACGCAACGTCATCGGGGGTCGTCCCCATCGGTACGCCGCTCCCGGGGACCTGGGCGGCCGTGATCGATGCCGACGCACAGCCGTGCCCGCCCGGCGTCGTGGGCGAGCTCGTGCTCGGTGGTGCCCTCGTCACCGACGGCTACGACGGCCTGGATTCGGATCGGTTCCTCGATTCTTCACCACTCGGCCCCGGTCGGGCCTTTCTCACGGGTGACCTGGCGGCCCACGTCGGCGGGCAGATCTACTTCCTCGGTCGTTTCGACGACCAGCTCAACGTCGGCGGAGTGCGCCTCGAGCCCGGTGAGATCGAAGCGGCGCTGGAGTCGGTCGAAGGCGTCGAAGCAACCGTGGTGGTCGCCCAAGACCCCCGGTCGCTCCAGGTGCGTCTCGCCGATGCGGACGCGGCGTCACTGCGATCCGCATTCGATCACGCGAGCGGCTCGGTCGACCCGCTGAGTGAGGTCTTCGCCGCGCTCGAGGACCCGTCGCGCCAGGCGGTGGTCGCCCATGTCGAGCCGGGTGAGGTCCGGCCCGACATCGCTGCGCTGCGCACCGCAGCCCGGGATCGCTTGCCGGCGTCCAGCCGCCCGGTCCGCTACTTCCTCCACGACGCACTCCCACGCACACCGAGCGGAAAGATCGACCGACGCGCGGTCACACGCATTGCGATCGAGGAGCCGGCGCCGTCGGCCCCACCACCCGCCACCACGATATTCGACGACCCCGAACTCACCGAACTCGTCCACCTGCACCGTCGGGCCCTCGAGCGCCGAACGGACGACCTCGCAGGCTTCGGGCCAGACACCGACTTCTTCGACGCCGGCGGCGACTCGCTCGCCGCACTCGAGCTGCTCCAGCTGGTCGAGAGCCGCTACGGCATCACCCTACGCGTGTCGGTTCTCTTCGAAGCCCGAACACCGCGGGCGCTGCATCGCACGCTCGGCCTGAGCGGCGAAGCGCCGGCGACACACGACGACCTCGTCGTGATACGGCCCGGGACCGAGGCTTCGGCCCCACTCTGGCTCCTTCCCGGTGCCGGTGGCGTCCTGCTCGTCTTCGAACGGATCGTCGCCGCACTCGACCCCGACCTGCGAGTGCTCGGGCTCGACTATCCCGGCACTCGCGGTGAGCGCTCCCCGCTCACCACCGTGGAGGAGCTCGGCGAGTACTACACCGACGCCATGCGCCGAGCCCAGCCGCAAGGCCCCTACCGCATGCTCGGCTACAGCCTCGGCGGACTGGTTGCGGTCGACATCGCACGGCGTCTCCACGAAGACGGCGAGGTCGTCGAGTTCCTGGGCGCGATCGAGGCCGGACTGGCCGACGCGGCCGATCCTCGCTCGCGCCGCGAGATCTACCGCGACACCTATGCGGACGAGGGTCTTCGAGGAATCACCCGCCGGGTCCGGGAAAAGCTGAGTGGCCGCTTGCGGCGCGCACCCGAGAAGGCCTCCCGTCGTCTGCGGACCATCGTCGAAGGCGCAGCCATCAGCCGTTTCGGGCTCCGCCCATCCGATCGTTTCCTGTTCATCCGCATGCTCGCCGTCTCGCGCGCCGCGGGACTGCGCTACCGACCGCCGCGGATCTCGAGTCGGGTGACGCTCTTCGTCGGCGCCGACGCGACCGACCAATGGCGCCAGGCGATGACGACGTCGTGGTCCGAGGTTGCCGGCGCCGGCCTCGATGTCCTCACCGTGCCCGGCTCCCACCTCGACAACGCGATGCTGACCGACCCCGCCGCAGCCCGAGCGCTCGCCGCCGACGTATCGAAGGCGCTCCGGTGA
- a CDS encoding glycosyltransferase, with protein MATIVLVPGEVTSKRILAARLADRLLASGHRVVLVDGGERSLDRFGGVERRICAWRAKPDTTRRRLRPVAQWRAIATASRSIDVDSVVEVLDEVGAELVLVDIEEHEFVVAMRARCPELPVAVLSSFFGLWPVRGVPPLDSPMVPRVGFRGRTSLSVAWWISRGRRVWRDGRYHLSGRKVERASVVRHLARRLGVRREMTSLPWLHPFVPRAVPTIAMIAPELDLPQQWPAHVRVVGPLLELPDRTALARVADPDLVGFVGRAREEGAPLVVCAFGGFMATDADDFSERIVEVARISPDLRFVAVGPTGGPDPENLLRRAWLPQRELLAHAAAAIVHSGTGTLHECAIAGVPMVVYPFAVNDQAGNAARVEYHGIGMVGDRRRDSTATIASNLRTVLASSEIRRHLDDLAMQLRAATQHDRLSPAIDELLA; from the coding sequence ATGGCAACCATCGTCTTGGTCCCGGGCGAGGTGACCTCCAAACGAATCCTGGCGGCGCGGCTCGCCGATCGTCTTCTGGCGTCCGGACACCGGGTAGTGCTTGTCGACGGTGGCGAACGATCGCTGGACCGTTTCGGTGGGGTCGAGCGTCGGATCTGCGCGTGGCGCGCGAAACCCGACACGACTCGGCGTCGACTGCGCCCGGTTGCGCAATGGCGAGCCATCGCCACGGCAAGCCGCAGCATCGACGTCGACTCGGTCGTAGAGGTTCTCGACGAGGTCGGCGCCGAGTTGGTGCTCGTCGACATCGAGGAGCACGAGTTCGTCGTTGCCATGAGGGCACGATGCCCCGAACTGCCCGTGGCGGTGCTCAGCAGCTTCTTCGGACTGTGGCCGGTACGGGGCGTCCCGCCACTCGACTCCCCGATGGTGCCGAGGGTCGGCTTCCGTGGTCGTACGTCCCTGTCCGTGGCCTGGTGGATCAGCCGTGGGCGGCGAGTGTGGCGCGACGGGCGCTACCACCTCTCGGGGCGAAAGGTCGAGCGGGCGTCGGTCGTTCGCCACCTCGCTCGACGTCTCGGCGTGCGACGGGAGATGACGAGTCTCCCTTGGCTCCATCCGTTCGTGCCGAGGGCGGTTCCGACGATCGCCATGATCGCCCCTGAGCTCGATCTCCCCCAGCAGTGGCCCGCCCACGTGCGGGTGGTGGGACCCCTGCTCGAGCTGCCCGACCGTACGGCACTCGCTCGCGTCGCCGACCCTGATCTGGTCGGCTTCGTCGGTCGGGCCCGCGAGGAAGGAGCCCCGCTCGTGGTTTGCGCATTCGGCGGATTCATGGCGACCGATGCCGACGACTTCTCCGAACGAATCGTCGAGGTGGCCCGCATCTCGCCCGACCTCCGATTCGTCGCCGTCGGACCGACCGGTGGGCCGGATCCCGAGAACCTCCTCCGGAGGGCGTGGTTGCCGCAGCGCGAGCTGCTCGCCCACGCCGCGGCTGCGATCGTCCATTCGGGAACCGGCACGCTCCACGAGTGCGCGATCGCAGGCGTGCCCATGGTCGTCTACCCGTTCGCGGTCAATGATCAGGCCGGGAATGCGGCGCGGGTCGAGTATCACGGCATCGGCATGGTCGGGGATCGTCGACGCGACAGCACGGCGACGATCGCGTCGAATCTCCGGACGGTCCTGGCGTCGTCGGAGATCAGGCGGCACCTCGACGATCTGGCTATGCAGCTGCGCGCCGCCACTCAGCATGATCGCCTCTCCCCGGCGATCGACGAGTTGCTGGCCTGA
- a CDS encoding acyl carrier protein translates to MTESASTLEPDLLSMITDEITYGVPVDADTDLLLTELVDSLGVIRIVAWLEQRLGVEIDPGDVVIENFQSVRKMLDYVSAR, encoded by the coding sequence ATGACCGAGTCTGCCTCGACCCTCGAACCCGACCTCCTCTCGATGATCACCGACGAGATCACATACGGCGTGCCGGTCGATGCCGACACCGACTTGCTCCTGACCGAGCTGGTCGACTCTCTCGGAGTCATCCGCATCGTCGCCTGGCTCGAGCAGCGACTCGGTGTCGAAATCGACCCGGGTGACGTGGTGATCGAGAACTTCCAATCGGTGAGAAAGATGCTCGACTACGTGAGCGCTCGGTGA